CTTGTCTGCCGAAAACATGTCCTTTTCTTTGCCTGGAAATGCTCTCTCCTTTTCCTTAATAGTTCTGCTAATTGTTTTCTTGTTTGGCGAATTAACATCCACAACACTGCTctgacatgtttttattttgggtGCAAAAATGGAGTCGCAGTCAAATAAGGAAATGGAAAACGTAAATTCCTTAATGTTTTCCCAGTTTCTACCGATATCGTCATCGTCAATCTTGAAGGGGGTCGCACCAACCGTGATAcccttaaaaaaacatttactaTTTTACAAAGTGTCTGATTACAGACTAATAAGTATGTAGCGAttgataaaaaacattttaatatgtttttgtgataaaatgtttactttttactTAAATTACCTTGTCTGCCGAAAACATGTCCTTTTCTTTGCCTGGAAATGCTCTCTCCTTTTCCTTAATAGTTCTGCTAATTGTTTTCTTGTTTGGCGAATTAACATCCACAACACTGCTCTGACAGGTTTTCATTTTTTGGGGCAAAAATGGAGTCGCAGTCAATTTTATCTTAGTCTAAAGACACGCCTATATGAACGACGTATTTGCAAACGAAAACCAATGAGatgaaaagtttaaaatagattATGATCTAACACATCTGACTTTGGCAATTTACATAGATGCATAGTCACGCGGACTTAAAAAATCTAAAGAAATCGATTTAATTCTGGAAAATATTCTAAtgacgatttcaaaataaaaagtcttGATACAATTTGCTTATTTTCTTCCAACAACAATCCAACAAGTATTTATAAAATCGACAAATCGTATAAAAACGACTTTCTTGACCTAGtttcaaatgtaaacaatatgGTTACCACCTGTgctattatgattttttttacgttCGTGTTCTGCATCGCCTTTTCAGGaaagttttaatatatttccaattgtttacatatttattttcataaacaaaatatattatcaacATGTGTTTAATGCACTAGTGACTACTTTTCCTTAAACACCTTAGGAATGTGATTTTTGAAACAATTGCaaacatatacaaaaatattcGATTTATTTGAGTCAAAACTTACAATGACTAATAGTTAACCTAAATTTTCTAATATCAACTGTCATTGCttcaaatttacaataaacTAGCATTTACTGCAGTATTGTTTCACATTTTCGTcctttttgtttgatttttatcatCTCCTCATCATATTGTTTGTGATATCAATCTCAtaagtttgttttcattatacaatttcatgtatgGAAGTGTGTATCAGCTTAATACTCAATGACGGATTATTTATTGGAATTacaggaaaaaataaataaaaatgaaaacaagggTTATTCAAGCACGATTTTCTcgtaacatttttatatttactggCTGGTTGGCTGGCTGACTGACTGACTTCAGCAGGGAGGGATGGAGGGATAGATGGAGGGATAAatggagaaagagagagagagagagagagagagagagagagagagagagacagagacagagagagaggggggggggggtagaatgGTCGATCGATCGATAGATAGTAAACAAGTAATTCAAGTTTCATTTGTTAGCACTACCTTTCTCTACATTGTTTAGTTTCAGTTCTTGCAAAGAACCAGTTGCACAATATAGAAACATGACGAATGGttagatggatggatggatggatggatggatggatggatggatggatggatggatggatggatagagAGAGAgcttagtacatgtaaattataccAAGGTTGATATAAATTTAATCGATTAGCACTACATTTCTCTCCTTAGTTTGGTTTTATTTCTTGCCTTGAACCAGTAACAAAATAATGCTTGCAAGCATCTTTGGACTATTGTAAAACTGATTACTGACTCAAAAAAGAATCACCACTCATAGTGCGCAAGACTTATGTTTATCTATTACAGTTTGTTAGCATTAAACTGATCATGAAATTGTCATTCATATCTACTTTATAGACCTTTCATAACAAACGTCGGATATACAGTAAGACTTAGGATTTGGGGGTATTTTATGTaacaaagatatattttaatccTTCATTAGCCAAAAATcgtttatttctaaacatactcTATTATCCTCTCAGATAATCACGGTGTGACAGAGGGACCACGGAGTTTCAGTTGAGACAACACGGtcctttttcttgaattgtcTAGAACACATATATTGCGTCACCCCCATGTACACGGTATGACTCAGACTGtttctattgtattttttttcaaggttgATGTATGCTATACTGTGGATTGAGAGAAtagaataaatgtttatatgtcCCCAGTTTATTAGTAAAACTCAAGAGATAGACAAAAGAGAAAGAGAATGAAGAGAAAAAACCACTTATTTAGTCTTTATCAAAGTGTAAGTTTTAGTCGAAAACAGTTGTAATACCTAATCTTTCTTCGACatggctctctctctctctctctctctctctctctctctctctctctctcatttgttGATAGCTCATggcattttatattatttcataattactaAAATAGTTAAGAGTAGCGTTGTAAGCAAAAAACCAACACGCTATTAACAAAATATAGCCGTGTATTTAACCGAGCAGTCATACCTGGATATGTATACACATATATCAAACATGAATATATTTGGTTGATTCTATttagttaaaatttaaaaaaatcgtgcacattgttttattcaaattaaaaatgtaaaatccaGAAGTTTCATCTACTAGAGAAGAGAACAtcctagtatttttttcattcatttaagaacaaatgaattaaaatgtacCCATTTACGACGGATTTTaagatattaaatattattacttTAAATTGAACGCCCGATAATTTTGTGGGTCTGTATAACTTTGGTTCACTTTTTTTACATTCAGAAACGGTATTCATATTTTaacccttgtttagccataattCGTTTATTTCTGAACATACTCTATTAACGTATCAGGTAATGATATTCACGGAGTAAAACGGTGACCACGAAGTTACATGGCGACAACACGgtgctttttcttgatttttctcGAACACATACACTGCGTCACCCCATAAACACAGTGTGACTCAGACTGTTGCCATCGCATTTTTTCCATATTGGTGTCGGAATACTCGTGAGCTGGATAAAAAGAGTAAAATAGTTTATGTGTCCCCGATTTATTGTAAACATCCAAGAGATAGATAGAAAGGAAAGAGAATGAGATAGAAATGAAGCACTTATATATCTTTATCAAGGTTGTTTCTAGTCGAAGACAACGTTAAAATCTAATCTTTCATAAAAAATGCCATTGAgcggaaaaaaataattatgtgaTTTACTGAGCTCTAATGATACAGAAAgaaaatcagagagagagagagagagagagagagagagagagagagagagagagagagagacagacagacagacagacagagagagagagagagacagagaacaAGTAATTGAAGTTTCATTTGTTAGCACTACCTTTCTCTCCATTGCTTAGTTTAAGTTCTTGCAAAGAACCAGTTGCACAATATAGAAACATGACGAATGGttagatggatggatggatggatggatggatggatagatagatagatagatagatagacatatagatagatagatagatagatagatagatagatagatagatagatagatagatagatagatagatagatagataggaaaaaacagagagagagagagattaatggatggatggatagactgatggatggatggatggatggatggatggatggactaatggatggatggatggatgagTGAATGAATCGATGGATAGATTGACGACtcaatagatagatagatagatagatagatagatagatagatagatagatagatagatagatagatagatagatagatagatagaaacacagagagagagagagagagagggaatgGGATAGGAAGATTGTAAGAAGAAAGagagtttcaaattttgaatttatagtGTTATAGTGACTGATTCAAATCGATATACGAAATTGTACAGATATTATTTATCTGCATGGTGTGTAACCCTCCAGAAAATTAATCTTATTCCAAAGGTATCAAACATTACATTCTTTATTGCAATGGTAAAGATACAGCTTTTTACCAAAATCTAGGCAACATTTTATTATGTGACGATTTTAATACCAGAAACTCTACAGGaccatattttattgtaaatgataaCAATGGCTACATTCCTCTTCATTCAAATTACATTGTTGACAAACAAATTCTAAATCGTCATAATATGGACTCTAAATTAGATAATCGAGGCAGGGATAAATTAGATCTTTGTGCATAAAATCAACTGAGACTACTTAATTAATGGTCGTACTTTTGGAGTTAAAATTTGTACCTTTACCTGTTTTAAACAATGGATGAAGCACAGTTGACTATGTTCTGATATccgaaaacattttgaatcaaATACTGTACTTTTAGGATATCTGAATTTTAATCCACATTGTCTGACTGCCACTGTCTGTTACTGTTAGATGTTAATAATTGCTTAAGTGTAAACAATTTCTTAGTAAAATTGTGGAGATGAAGGTGTGATttctaattgaaaaaaatgttaaatttagtCTCCTTTGTAAATGGCAGTAAACAGATAATATCATTCTTAAAACTTCCTTGACTCAAATATTACGACTAGATAATCCCTGAAGGGTagagttgagagagagagagagagagagagagagagagagagagagagagagagagagagagacagacagacagacagactaagagggagagagagaagaaGCATTCGGTAGGGAGGTTGTATGAACAGATCACTACTGGCTCTTAAAacccctgtccgtatgaaaatcccatgtcttcccctgtcaccccctgtgttttcactgtcatcccctgtacaaCCCCTGAGTGCCACTGTATAGAGCCCCTGTATACCCTGTCATTCCCTGTGCGCCCCTGTACACATCCCttgtgtgccactgtaagcccctgtcaccccctgtacgcccctgtcatcccctgtaagccactgtatACCCCTGTGCATCCCCCTGACATCTCCTGTACGGCTTTTTACTGGGGggttttcaatatcattttcttaattctacttttgaaatcacatatgttatattttgagctatatatcaatatttacacTTAACATTGCCGAATCACAATACACACTGTTACCGTAATTTTAGAAATCACATGTTTTAgttgataatttattgatacttGAATAATCATGCTAACAACTAAAGACTTGAGATCcaccgggtggtaaatctcaggtgcGGGCGGGATTATTTTTGATATTAGGTGTGAAAGCCCTCGGGGCATGTAGTCCCCTAGAGCTCGGGaacattatgttttaaaaacagaCATAAAAAATTCGACACAgagtgatttatttattttctaaaattgtcTACAGATATATGTACACTTTACTTATGAATATCTTAAACCTATGAATCATATGATTCTTGGTAATAAACATTACAATAGAAACTATAAGATCAAGCGCggcacatgtttttttttatttagtataTATCTAATCATATAGGTGCACACTAAAACCAATAAATCAGTCAGAATGTAGAATTTATAATCAGCCATGTAACAATAGAGTAcacctttcttctttttttaaccaAGATCTTCacttaaatagcaaaataaagcaTCAATAGCTTATATAAGTTTAAGAAATGATTATATAAGCCTAAGAAATTATTTAAGTATGTTTGTTTACTATGTGTCTGACCGGCTTATTGGACTCTTGAATTGACTTTCAACTGATGATTTATTctcataatcaatttcaataatttataaaatctaATTTTCATATCTCTTTTTACTGCAAAGTGGAGGCTAGTTAATTGCCAGTGAACAGAAATCTACCGCCAAGTTCAGAACATGTAAATGTGTTTTCTATGCATCTAGGAAGTTATATAGATAttgagaaatttaaaaatgagagagagagagagcattgattttgaatgaaatttatgaattataaagTTTCCCCGGGGATTAATGTCCTGATAAGTAAATATGCAATcctaattaattttcataaccatttctttataattatttagataaacttAGACCTGtcgaattgatttttaattcatcaaGGTTTTATTCTACACCagatcaattgatcaaaaaacTTGAAGACACATGATTAACAACTAGCTGACTGAAGCTACATTTTTCAAAGGAGAggatgttgatattttttttcactcggtcagtgattatataataaCTACTGTACACAGCCCatcttgacaatttgcagtgcGCGGTAGCGAGATAGGGAAAAAGAGATGAAAGACAcgcgtgtacatgtatatatacacacacttcCTTAGATTTGAATGGTCggtcagtgattatataatagctatatatactgtatacaacCTTTCTTAACAATTTGCAGTGCACGGTAGCGAGATTGGGAACAATGAGGTGACAGACACACGTCATCAGGTCTGGATGCTCGGTAATGCTacacaataatgcaatatgttgttTAAACACCCcttattacttttttctcagtCATTCAAGTGAagaaacaagaaattgaaaatttcgaTTTTTCAGTTCTGAGAATTTCAAATATGAAAAGATTGAAGAGCTTTAGATTCAGATCATTATTTGGCACggtgatatgaattaaaactgtATTATAATATTgctctttaatatttttcatttttcaaatcaagtcaaatttaaataaatgtatatttttctaatcCAAAACCCATAACATTGTTTAAGATAAAGCATgtgtctatacatgtatatgtttaccCGTTACCGACATTTGTAAACAGTCATGCATTAAATCATTCATTGACCGTATCATTGCTCTATATGCATGAGGACAATTCTATAATATTAGAAAAGAAAGAAgtcaataatacatataaatattagCTAAACTGGAAAATGCACACTGATAGAAGTTAAAAGTGTCAATGGACCGGTCTAATCCCCCCTTCCGACCaaaataaactctctctctctctctctctctctctctctctctctctctctctctctttctctcaatACATGATTTATCAAATAATTGCTGCATGACAGCAAATACCAGCGATTTACATGAACTTCCTAAAGACTATTTAATTCTATGTATCATTACACTGGGCAAAACAGTCACAATTTAGGTGATCATTTCCTCATTTCGATCTATGTGTGGTTATCGGCACGTGCTGATCCTGTTGTGTTATAATTATGCGCTTTAGCTAAGGCAGGTTATATGGCACAGAACATTGAAGATTTCACGCACTCctccacttatttttttttttatttttttttttacaaattacagaACACGGTCGTttgtttaaatgcatgtaataaaatatgcGGTTTATCGGTATACAAGTAAATCTTAATTTGTGTCAATGTTGAGTCAAAATTATTTACGTTTGTAGTAATATTGCCCTCtatgaaatgcaaagaaaaacaagCACCGTCTAGAGCATGAATGctgaatataaattttaaaaatccgaaTTAATTGAAAGCTATTTATTTACTTAGCGAGCAGTTAAAAACCGTACAGGGGATGTCAGGTGCATGCACAGGAGTatacagtggcttacaggggatgacaggggcgtacaggggtgacaggggcttacagtggTACACAGGGGATGTGTACAGGGGCgcacagggggtgacagggtatacaggggctctgtacagtggcacacaggggatgtacagagggtgacagtgaaaacgcaggGGATGACAgatcatgtaatttttatataaacaatctacCAACGGCTATTGTTGCTTTTTCTAGCACGCAAATTCCTCGTTGATGACTAATCGCACGTGATATGAAACAATTTAGCAATAgcgtaaataaatttaaaaccaAGTCGCAGTAAGCAAGTCTGTGACTTAAtcaattatacaattttatttccttttcacTTGACAGCTGATTAAATTATGccaaaattgattaaaattccATCGATAAGCACtacattttttcctttgttaaTGTTTAGTTCTTGCTTAGAATCAGAAGCAATATACCACGATCAAGTAACTTTGAGCTATATCAAAACGATATCGTAAATGAACATGAACAatgaacagagagagagagagagagagagagagagagagagagagagagagagagagagagagagagagagagacagacagacagacagacagacagacggacagacagacagacaaagcgAGAGAGACtgagagagggggagagagagtACAAACATGGGGTAGAGAGGTTGTAAGGGTGGGCATACATTATGTTTGGGGTTAATAAGCCATAGTCCTTTGACAtcaaaaaaatcatgtattttttatatgaacaaTCTACCAACGGCTATTGTTGCTTTTACTAGCACGCAAGTTACTCGTTGATGACTAATCGCACGTGATATGAAACAATTTAGCAATAgcgtaaatatatttaaaaccaaGTCGCAGTAAGCAAGTCTGTGACTTAATCAATTATACAATATGCAATTTTAAGAGCCTTAGTCATAAATCTAGAGGCAATCGTTTAATTTGAATCATAGAAGATTAGTACCGAAATTGTAAAGGAAAATATCATCAATGTCTGATCTAATCTGCATGTATGTTGTAATATAAAAAGCTTATGGAGTTTTTAATTGAGGTCGTGTGATAGATGTTTATTTCCGATATTTTATTGATGAACCCCGTAAACATTTTGAGCGAGAGAGAGACCGACAGACAGAGAGAccgagagacagacagacacacagtcagactgagagagagagagagtagaaACATGGGGTAGGTAGGTTGTAAGAACAGAGAGATGGTcaaaattagaatctacacatATATACGACAAGGAAAACGGAATTTAGGGTGGACATTCATTATGATTTGGATTAATAAGTCATAGTCCTTTGACATCAAAACgatcatgtaatttttatataaaaaatctaCCAACGGCTATTGTTGCTTTTTCTAGCACGCACATTCCTCGTTGATGACTAATCGCACGTGATATGAAACAATTTAGCAATAgcgtaaatatatttaaaaccaaGTCGCAGTAAGCAAGTCTGAGACTTAAtcaattatacaattttatttcccTTTCACTTGACAGCTGATTAAATTATGccaaaattgattaaaattccATCGATAAGCACtacattttttcctttgttaaTGTTTAGTTCTTGCTTAGAATCAGAAGCAATATACCACGATCAAGTAACTTTGAGCT
This genomic window from Crassostrea angulata isolate pt1a10 chromosome 8, ASM2561291v2, whole genome shotgun sequence contains:
- the LOC128157847 gene encoding uncharacterized protein LOC128157847, translated to MKTCQSSVVDVNSPNKKTISRTIKEKERAFPGKEKDMFSADKGITVGATPFKIDDDDIGRNWENIKEFTFSISLFDCDSIFAPKIKTCQSSVVDVNSPNKKTISRTIKEKERAFPGKEKDMFSADKGITVGATPFKIDDDDIGRNWENIKEFTFSISLKKQRGKCPQLEERKELLKKKTINIIIIIIIIIIIIIIGVLIIIIIFIYINIIIIIMIIIIIGNIKF